A part of Paenibacillus donghaensis genomic DNA contains:
- a CDS encoding sensor histidine kinase: MSKISSSLLSRYAIIVIGALLFIPVVFPLTMLGAILFANMNDKEQVAEVTPYDNISRLEKIWHLEALQLEGADADEIDQRLIELSAEYSRASLFWVDEAGTTRLTVGNDSPGSSMPIPSHWDAAEAISFMKSSMNRDPLAIMAFIGDRADAGQGFMAMQIPSAILTLNSPRSLSAWYSMVVVLLFFIGFVTVSLLFFIGIRKRLLRLQTAMTVVEPGGIPAPIDRGKSDEIGRLEEAFNTMTVRLESSRRREIEEEELRKRLVANLSHDLRTPMTVLRSHIHVITKEELSEQGRASLKLMDERIADLSVLIENLLSYNLLNSGRITLKRERKDVLRLLRESAAAWYPVWEKEGFEIDIRLTAEPLYWQVDEVWFRRILDNLYQNIVRHAGSGLYVGLYTGISYGHRAVIIMDRGKGIGSHSEAKGAGLGLSIVDLLLKQMDLDWKVDSTKQGTSIILFDPRPENLNKI; encoded by the coding sequence ATGAGCAAGATAAGCAGTTCTCTCTTGTCCCGGTACGCCATTATTGTTATAGGAGCCTTGTTGTTTATCCCGGTGGTGTTTCCCTTAACGATGCTTGGCGCAATCCTGTTCGCCAATATGAACGACAAGGAGCAGGTCGCTGAAGTCACGCCTTATGATAATATATCGAGGCTGGAGAAGATATGGCATCTGGAAGCTCTGCAGCTGGAGGGAGCGGACGCTGATGAAATTGATCAACGGCTTATTGAACTAAGCGCCGAATACAGCCGGGCCAGCCTGTTCTGGGTAGATGAAGCGGGCACAACCCGCTTAACTGTCGGCAACGATTCGCCTGGCAGCAGTATGCCCATTCCCAGTCACTGGGATGCCGCTGAAGCGATTTCTTTTATGAAAAGCAGTATGAATCGCGACCCATTGGCAATTATGGCCTTTATCGGAGACCGGGCTGATGCCGGGCAAGGGTTTATGGCGATGCAGATTCCTTCAGCTATCCTCACATTAAACAGCCCTCGGAGTCTCAGCGCCTGGTATAGCATGGTGGTGGTGCTGCTGTTTTTTATCGGATTCGTTACGGTATCCTTATTGTTCTTCATTGGCATCCGCAAGCGCCTGCTGCGGCTGCAGACCGCAATGACCGTGGTTGAGCCGGGAGGAATCCCTGCGCCCATAGACAGAGGCAAGTCCGATGAGATCGGACGGCTGGAGGAAGCCTTCAATACGATGACAGTCAGACTGGAGAGCAGCAGACGTAGGGAAATAGAGGAGGAGGAGCTGCGCAAGCGTCTGGTGGCGAATCTGTCCCATGACCTGCGGACGCCGATGACTGTACTCCGCAGCCATATCCATGTCATTACCAAGGAGGAGCTTAGCGAGCAGGGCAGGGCTTCCCTGAAGCTGATGGATGAACGGATCGCCGACCTCAGTGTGCTGATCGAGAACCTCTTGTCATACAATCTGCTGAACAGCGGACGGATTACGCTGAAGCGGGAGCGGAAGGATGTGCTGCGGCTGCTGCGGGAGAGTGCAGCAGCCTGGTATCCTGTCTGGGAGAAGGAGGGCTTCGAAATCGATATTCGTCTCACGGCCGAGCCGCTGTACTGGCAGGTGGATGAAGTCTGGTTCCGCCGCATTCTTGACAACCTCTATCAGAATATCGTCCGTCACGCCGGCAGCGGTTTGTATGTGGGGCTATATACAGGAATCAGTTATGGACACCGGGCGGTGATTATCATGGACCGCGGCAAGGGCATTGGCAGCCATTCGGAGGCGAAGGGTGCCGGCCTGGGCTTGTCCATTGTCGATCTGCTGCTTAAGCAGATGGACCTGGACTGGAAGGTGGACAGCACCAAGCAGGGGACCTCGATTATTCTTTTTGACCCCCGGCCTGAGAATTTAAACAAAATTTAA